The genomic region CATGTCGTCGCAGCGAACGGTTAAAAAACGCCATGGATGAAACCCCGCCTGCCGGCAGAAAAACACTGATAAAATTACGCCGCAGCCACAGCCGCACCGCTTCGCCCAGCGGCACCCGCGCGCCCGTGGCCGCAAAGCCGTCTACATACATCCGGGCACTGAACAATACGTACAATCCCGTTACGAGTGCGGCCAGTAACGTTGGTATCAGCGGAGCTTCACCAAACGCTACCAGCGCCTGTTTCAAGACGGGACCTTCTGAACGGATAAAGAACAGACCCAGAGCCAACATCAGGACTGCCAGTGCTGAGCTTAACCACGGGCGGGATATTTTTCTCATAACACTCTACGGATTCGGGAATGGGGGCCGATTGACACTCACCGGTGCTTTCTTAACCTACCTATTTAAGGGGCTCAGAAAAAGTCGGAAATGAACAGGCCTTAAAAAGTTGCCATCAGCAGTTCCCCGGCAGTGGACAATGAAAACGAGGCCCGCCAGAGAAGCATGTAGCACCTTTTTGGGGCAAAACAGCAGGATACAACGAACGTACTTCTTCATGACCGGAGCAGGATGGTATGGACGGCAAGGTGGAACCGACACCTAAGAAGGAGTTGAAAACGACATTAAAAATGCAACCCACCGAATTAACCAGGTCCTTAGTCTTTTCTCATTTGGTTCTCACGCAGCTTTCATCCGGCAGCCTGACTTTTGGGCCAATGGGACGACAAGCCCTTTTTATCCAACCATTTACATCATCTCACTATCATGAAAAAGATCATTTTGCCCCTGCTCTCCGGCGCTTTGCTGCTGGCCTTCATCACGCCGACCCAGGCCCAGCTGGTTGAAGAAACTGTAGCGCTTAAAGTCGTAAAGAAAGGCGAGGAACCGAAGTCGGTCATTGAATCGATTAAACGCGATTTTCCGGATTCAAAGATCGATCAGCTTGCTGTCCTCCCCCGGACGCTCGCCAACCGCAAATGGGCCATCACCCGCGAAAATGGCAACCTGGACGGCACGCAGCCCGATTTTTACGAAGTAAGTGCCAAAGGGCGTAACGAACAGTTTCAGGCCGTTTATAACCGGAGTGGTCAATTGATTTCGTTTACTGAACGGATAAAAAACACGCAATTGCCCACCCCCGTCCGGCAGATGCTGGCCGATAAATACCCCGACTGGACCATCGCCGCTGATCACGAACTCATTAAATACCGCAACGGACAACGTAACGCCGCCTACCGGGTCCGCCTCGAAAAAGGAAAAGCCCGCAAACACGCCACGATTAAAGAAGAGTCCGGCGAAATCGCGATTCTTCAGGTCTTTTAAAACAAGTTGCCCCAAAAAAGCGGCCCGTGTCTCCACGGGCCGCTTTTTTGGTTAAAGTCCAACCCGGAACTTTGTCGTTTTCCGGGTCGGACTCTCTGCTGGCAGACCGCTTCCTACGCCTCCACCAGTTCTTCTTCCTGCGGATGCTGCTGATACCGGCGGTGGTAAAAGCTGTAAAATACGATCGGAAAAATGAACAACGTCAGCAGGGTGGCGGTGATGAGTCCGCCGATGACGACTATGGCGAGTGGTTTGGACGTTTCGGAGCCAATTCCCGTCGAGACCGCCGCCGGAATGAGCCCGATGGCCGCCATCATGGCCGTCATGACGACGGGCCGCACCCGCGACTGCACACCCAGCCGGATGGCCTCCCGGAGCGGAAGGTGGTGCCTCAGGTTTTTCTTGAAGACCGAGATCAGGATGACTCCGTTCTGGATACAGATGCCGAACAGGGCGATAAAACCAATACCGGCCGAAATGCTGAAATTAACGTGCGTAACGAGCAGCGCGGCAATTCCGCCGATGATGGCAAACGGTACATTGACCAGCACCAGCCCGGCATCCCGTACGTCGCCGAAAAGCATGAACAGGATGAAGAAGATACCCAGCAGACTCAGCGGCACCACCTGAATCAGCCGTTCGGTCGCCCGGCGCTGGTTCTCGAAATCTCCGGCCCATTGGAATTTGTAGCCGGCCGGTAACTTGACGTGGCTGGCTACTTTGGCCTGCCCTTCCGCCACGGCGCTGCCCATGTCGCGGCCCCGGACGGAGAACTTAACGGCGCCGTAGCGCTGCCCTCCCTCCCGGTAAATCAGGATCGGGCCGGTCTGGGTGTATACGCGGGCAATCTCCTTGATGGGAACCTGGCCCCCGTTGCGGGTCGGCACCATCAGGTCCCGGATGCGGGCTTCGTTCGAACGGAACGCCTGGTCGTAGCGGATGCGGAGGTCAAATTTGCGTTCCCCTTCGTAGATCTGCGTCGCGGCTTTTCCCCCGATGGCCATTTCGACCACCGACTCGGCATCGGCCTTATCGACACCGTAGCGAGCCAGCCGCTGATCGTCGAGTTCGATGCGCAGCTCGGGCTGGCCGATGTTTCGAATCACGCCCAGGTCTTCAATGCCTTTCACCGACGCCAGCTGCTTCTGTACCTCGCGGGCTTTCTGTTCCAGAATGCTGAGGTCACGGCCGTAAATCTTGACCGCAATCGAGCCTTTCACGCCCGACACGGCTTCTTCCACATTGTCCATGATGGGCTGCGAAAATCCAAAGTTGATACCCGGAAACACGGCCAGCCGCTGCTGCATTTTTCCAATAAGTTCTTCTTTGGTTATTCCCGACTTCCATTCGTTTTTCGGGTAAATATCAATCAGGAATTCAACGTTGTAAAAGCCCGTTGGATCGGTGCCGTCGTTGGGGCGGCCGGTCTGGGAGATAACGCCTTTCACTTCCGGAAAATCTTCAAAGATGGTCCGCATCTGCTGGGTCAGCCGCACCGATTCGGGCAGAGCAATGCTCATGGGCAGAGTGGCGCGGACATAGATCGAGCCTTCGTCCAGCTCGGGCAAAAATTCCGACCCCAGCAGCGTAAAACCCGAGAAACCCACGACCACCAGCCCCGTGGTGACGAGCAGGCTCAGCTTTTTGTGGCTGAATGTGAAGCGAAAGGCCGACATGGCCCGGTTAGTCAGGAACTCCACGAACGGGTTGTGCTTTTCGCGGACGTTCTTCTTCAGCAGCAGGCTCGACAGCATCGGCACCAGTGTCAGGGTGAAGATCAGCGCCCCCAGCAGCGCAAAACCAAGCGTCCAGGCCAGCGGACTAAACATCTTGCCTTCCACTTTCTGGAAGGAAAAGATAGGAATCAGACAGACGATGATGATCAGTTTGGAGAAGAAAATGGCCTTGCCCATTTCGACGCCCGTCTTACGGATCACGCCCAGTTTGGCGATGCGGTTGAACTTCGTCATGCCGACCCGGTGCGCCATCTCGTCGAGCGTCACAAAGATTCCTTCGACCATGACCACGGCCCCGTCCACGATGATACCGAAGTCGATAGCCCCCATTGACAGCAGATTCGCCGACATGCCCCGCAGCCGCAGGCAGATAAATGCAAACAGCAACGCCAGCGGGATGACAATGGAAACGGTGAGGGTCGTACGCCAGTCGGCCATGAACAGAAACACGATGACGGTCACAAACACCAGCCCTTCGATGAGGTTGTGTGTCACCGTGTGCGTGGCGAAGTGGATGAGTGTTTCCCGGTTATAGAACGTATCGATTTTGACGTCGGCGGGCAGGATGCTCGTATTCAATTCCTCGATTTTTGCCTTTACCCGTTCAATTACCTCGCTGGGGTTTTCTCCTTTGCGCATCACCACGATGCCTTCAAGCACATCATTCTGCTTGTCGCGGCCAGCCGACCCGAGCCGGGGCAGCGCCGATTCCGAAACCCGCGCCAGGTTCCGTACCAGAATAGGTGTGCCGTTTGCATTTTTTACGGTAATGTTCTCAATATCCTGCTGGTTTTTCAGCAGCCCGATACCGCGTACCACGTACGCTTCCGCACTTTTCTGAATGACGTCGCCTCCGACGTTCATGTTGGCGCTGGCGACGGCCTGATAGAGCTGCTGGGCCGTGATGCCGTAGTCGAGCAGGCGGCGAGGGTCCACCGAGATTTCGTACGTCTTTACTTCTCCCCCGAAGCTGACCACATCGGCCACCCCCGGCACGCTCTTCAGTTGCCGCTCGATGGTCCAGTCCTGAATGGTTTTCAGCTCGCGGGCCGTCCGGACCGCCGACCTGAGGGTGTAGCGAAAAATTTCGCCGGTCGGGCCGTATGGCGGCTGCACATCCGGACGGATTCCTTCAGGCAGTTCGACGTTGCCGAGCAGGTTGTTGACCTGCTGCCGGGCAAAGGCGTCGTCTACGTTGTCCTCGAACAGAATCTTCACCACCGACAGGCCAAACAGCGACGTTGAGCGGACGTCCGTTTTCTTCTGCACCGAGTTCATGCCGATCTCGATGGGGATTGTCACGAACTTTTCCACCTCTTCGGCCGACCGGCCGGGCCATTGCGTAATGATCGTAATCTGGGTGTTGGTAACGTCCGGAAACGCCTCGATCGGCGTATTCTGGTAGCTGACGAAACCAGCCGTTACTGCCAGGAGTGTCAGGAAAAAGACCACAAACCGGTTCTTCAGCGAGAACGTCAGGATGCTTTTTATGAAAGAGTTCATAGTGAAAGAAGGAAAGAGGATGCGAACAAAGGGAGCAAAGGCGCAACCGGGGCCCTCAGTCCTTCAATCCATTGTAAACCAGCAGTTGGTTCTGGGACACAATGGTTTCGCCCGGGCGAAGGCCACTGCGGATGTAGGTTTTGTCGCCCACCGAGCGCTCGATGGTCACTTCCCGAACCTGAAGTTGTTTGTTCGGCCCGACCACCACCAGGTAATTCCGGCTGTTGTCGAAGACCAGGGCGTTGCTCGGAACGGCAACGCTCTGCTCCCGGCCTGGATAGCTGACCGTTACGTTGGCAAACATATCCGGCTTGAGCTGGTAACCCGGGTTTGAAAGCGTAATGCGGACCTTTTCGGTTTTGCTGTCGGGGTCCAGTACGTTGAAAATCTTGTCGATCCGCCCGGTGATGGGTTTGTCCGGATAAGCCAGCGTCGTGATCGTCACCGGGTCGCCGAGGTGTACGTTGGCCAGGTCCGATTCGTAGACGTCTGCCATGACCCAGATCTGGTCGAGGTTCGAGATTGTAAAGAGGTTGTCGGGGTCATCCGGGCGCAGTTCCATGCCCGGTGCCGCTTTTTTCTCTACGATAAAGCCGTCCATCGGTGCTTTCACCACGTACTGCGAGCCGTTGCCGCCGCCGAGAATCCGTTTGCGTTCGGCCACCCGGTTTACTTCCCCTTTGGCCGCCTGTAACTGCTGTTGGGCCGAAGTCAGGTCGCGCTGCGAAGCCAGTCCCGAGGAGGCCATATCCTGGGTGACCTGAAGATTTTTTTGCGCCACTGCCAGCTGGCTCCGGGCCGAAACGGCCTGCTGGTCGAGGTCGGCAATGTCGCCCGACTGAATGACGGCCAGAACCTGCCCTTTCCGGACATAATCGCCCAGCTCGGCTTTTACGGTTTCGATATGCCCGCCCACGAGCGGAAACACCTTGACCATTTTGTCCTGATTGAAGGTTACCGTACCGGTTAGCTGAATCTGCTGCTGCACCGGCTCGAGCCGGGCGCTGGCAACCGACAGTTGCTTCCACTGGGCGGGCGCCAATACGGAGGCGTCTGTGGCGGCATCGGGTTTCTGCTGTTCCTCCGACGAGCAGGCGGTCAGGATACCGACCGTTCCGGCGATCAGAACCAGTTGGTGAAAAATCGTTTTCATGATTACTATCTGACTAAAGTGAATACGGGTTGCCTGTTGAACCGAGGCGGATGAGCGCGTAGCGGGGAAGAGTTCCCGCTTCAATTAAAGTACCTGCTGCCCTACGGCGAGGTTCAGCTCCTCGAAGCGTTGCAGACGGTTGTTCTGCAGCTGGTTATATTGGATCTGGTTCGATTTGTATGCGTCGAAAAAGTCGAGAAATTCCACAACGTCGATGTTTTGCTTGCGGTAGTTCTCGATAACGCCCTGAATGAGTCGGCCAAAATCGTCGTTGAAGCGGCGGTCGAACGTCCGGTACAGTTGATCGGCCTGCCGGGCTTTGGTCAGGGCGTTCCAGACATCGGCCTCAACCTGAAGCTGGTAGGCGCTCAGGGCCTGACGGCTGCTCTGGTTGCGGACCTCCGCCGCCCGGATATTGCCCTGGTTCCGATTCAGCAGAGGCAGCGAAATCCCGATGCCGACGCCCACGTAATTTGGAATATAGCCGGCATTGCGGTCGTAGGTGCCCTGGAGTGAGAGGTCCGGTACAGCCAGCGCTTTTTGCAGGGCCAGGTTCTGCCGTTCGAAGGTCGTCTGCTCGCGGACGGCCCGCAGGTCGGGACGGTTGACCTCCGCCCGCGCCAGAAGCGTGTCGGCCCGCAGGCTGGCCGGGTTCTGTGCCGTGAGAGCAGCGGCCTCCACGACCGCGCTTATGCTGACGTTCGGCGGAGTATTGAGCAAAACGGCCAGCGTAGCGCCATCGTCGGCGATGCGGGCCAGTTGCTGCTGCTGTTCGGTCGACAGGTTGAAGAGATAGGCTTTCAGGCGAGCCAGGTCTTTGAGCGGGACGTTGCCTTTGTTGTATTGTTGCTGGTAAAGGTCTACGGTCCGTTGCAGCGTGGCCAGTTCCTGCTCATAAACGCCCAGTGCCTGTTGGGTGAAATACAGATCGTAGAAGGTACTGCGCAACTGGAAAGTCAGCGTCCGGACGAGGTCTTCGAAGCGATCAGCCGCCATGCGGGTCTGTGTGGCGGACAGTGCCAGTTGTTTGTTCCGTTTTCCGGCCAGCAGAATCAGTTGCTGTACCTGAATCACCTGTTCGGAGTTGCTCTGCTTCACCGGCATAAACTCACGGGTGTGGGCATTGTAAGGCATCTGCTCCACGTACACCGTCGGGTTTGGCAACAGCCGGGCCTGCATTTCGTAGGCTCGATTTTCATCGATTCCCAGCCGGGTAGCCAGCAGGTTCAGATTTTGGCGGATGAACTGCTGCTCGGCCTGCGGCAGCGTTAAACGCAGGGTGTCAGTCCCGGTTTGGGCGCGGCTTACGGCAGCAATCAGCAGCAGGCAGCAGATGAGCACGGTGCGATTCATGGAACGATGAATTTGATTCATGTCCCAAAACTGGCTCAGCCGGTTAAGAACCATTTGAGGAAGACATTAAAACGGTATTAAAGCCAATAAAAATATCTTTTAATGGAAACTTAATCCGATTCTCATCATATTATAAGCCCCGGAGTTCTAATTGACCCCAAGTTATTCACACCTGATTCGGCTATGCGATTGCTGTTGGTAGAAGACGACCCCAAACTCGCCACGTTCATCCTGAAAGGACTGAAGGCGGAAGCTCATGAAGCCGAAGTGGCCTTCGATGGCCAAACCGGCTGGGCCATTTTCCAGAAACAACCGTATGATCTGGTCATTCTGGACGTAAACCTGCCTTATATGAATGGTTTTGAACTGTGTCGCCGCATCCGACAGGAAAGCAACGAAGTTCCGATTCTGATGCTGACGGCTCTGGACGCGATCAGTGACAAAACGGAAGGCTTTGGTTGCGGAGCCGACGACTATCTGTGCAAACCGTTTGAGTTCAAAGAACTGCTCCTGCGCATTCAGGCGCTGACCCGCCGCCATCATCCCAAAGCCCAGCGGCTCCTGCAGGTAGCGGACCTGACGCTGGACCCCGATGCCCGGCAGGTTACCCGCTCGGGCAAACGCATCGACCTTACCATCCGTGAATACGCCCTGCTCGAACACCTCATGCGCAACCGGGGTCGCATCGTTTCCCGAATTGACATCTCCGAGCACGTCTGGGACGTGAATTTTGACACCAACACCAATGTCATCGATGTGTATGTCGGTTATCTTCGGAAAAAAATCGACCGTGACTTTTCCCCAAAGCTGATCCACACTGTCGTCGGTATGGGATATGTCCTGCGGGAAGACTGACTTATGCTCATTCGTAATAAACTGACGCTGCTTTTTACCGGGCTGGTACTGGCCATTCAACTAACCCTGTCTGGCTTTGTCTACGCTTTTTATTCGGTTTATCGCTGGGAGGAGTTTTACGGACAGCTTCAGGCCAAGGCGCGGGTCTTCGGCAGGGTGCTGATTGGCCGTCAGGACGTAACCCATCTCCTGAGCGCCCGGATTCCGGCGGGCGACCTAATCACCCTCACCGACGAGCAGATCAGTATCTACGACCGGCAGCGCCAGCTGCTATACGACAATCACAATGCCGAACTGGACGCCACAGAAGAGAAACTTTTGCCGCGACTGCTCAAAAAACCCGGTAAGCCCCTTCGGTTTGCAATCGGTAAACTGGAAGGGATCGGCATTGTCGTTATGCATAGCCGCCAGCCTTACGCCATCTTTGTGGCCGGTATCGACGAACTCGGACGTGCCAAGCGGTACAACCTGCTCATGCTCCTGTTGATCGGGAATCTCGGCGGGCTGGTGCTGACCCTGCTGGCAGGGTGGTATTTCGCCGGGCGGCTGCTGCGCCCCCTGGCCGAAATGGCCGAGTCGGTCCGGCATATTTCGGACGCCCGCCTGCATACCCGCCTGCACGAAGGAAACCGCAGCGACGAGATTGCCCGGCTGGCAATGACGTTCAACGACATGCTTAGGCAGCTGGAGCAGTCTTTTACCAGCCAGCGCAGCTTCGTGGCCCACGCCTCCCACGAACTCCGGACTCCCCTTACCAATGTACTGGGCATTCTCGACACCTCCCTCTCCTACGACCGAGAGCCGGAAGAACTGCGGCGAAGCATGCAGAGCTCGATTGAAGAAATCCGTAAGATTATCCGCCTCACCAACAGCCTGCTCAATCTGACCAAGATCAGCAGTGAGCCCATTGTGCTGCAACCCATCCGGCTCGACGAATGCCTGATGTCGGCCGTGGCTCAGATTCAGCAGAAATATCCTGACCGGACGATCGCCATGACACTCGCAGACACCGAGGAGTTCCCCGTCGTTATCGGCAACGAAGCCCTGCTGACGACGGCCCTGGCCAACGTGATTGAAAATGCCTGCAAGTATTCCGAAGAGGCGGTGGATGTCCGGATGCAGGCGGCGGCCACCGATTCCAACCGGTTCGAGGTGCAGGTTTCGGACCGGGGGCGCGGAATTCCGGTCGAAGACCTGCCTCATATTTTCGAACCATTGGCCCGGGGCCGCAATGTCGGGCAGACGGCCGGCTTCGGGCTCGGCCTGGCCATTACCTTTCAGCTTATTACACTTCACCACGGCCAAATCAGTTACCGCCGCCCCAGCGACGGAATCGGGACGGTAGCAATCATCTCCCTGCCCGCCGAAGCCGACACACCCGCCTCAGTCGACTGATACTTTCTAATGTAATTCTCATACTATTCTCATCTGCCAGGGCGATTTTTGATATAAGAAAACACCCATCTGGGTAAAGCTATGCTTATTCGATCCCGGAAAGTGCAGAACGAGGATGAGCGCCCCCCACTTTCAAGAAACACAAGCGAGGTGGTTACCTACGGCTTGCTGTTAATCCTGAT from Tellurirhabdus rosea harbors:
- a CDS encoding efflux RND transporter permease subunit: MNSFIKSILTFSLKNRFVVFFLTLLAVTAGFVSYQNTPIEAFPDVTNTQITIITQWPGRSAEEVEKFVTIPIEIGMNSVQKKTDVRSTSLFGLSVVKILFEDNVDDAFARQQVNNLLGNVELPEGIRPDVQPPYGPTGEIFRYTLRSAVRTARELKTIQDWTIERQLKSVPGVADVVSFGGEVKTYEISVDPRRLLDYGITAQQLYQAVASANMNVGGDVIQKSAEAYVVRGIGLLKNQQDIENITVKNANGTPILVRNLARVSESALPRLGSAGRDKQNDVLEGIVVMRKGENPSEVIERVKAKIEELNTSILPADVKIDTFYNRETLIHFATHTVTHNLIEGLVFVTVIVFLFMADWRTTLTVSIVIPLALLFAFICLRLRGMSANLLSMGAIDFGIIVDGAVVMVEGIFVTLDEMAHRVGMTKFNRIAKLGVIRKTGVEMGKAIFFSKLIIIVCLIPIFSFQKVEGKMFSPLAWTLGFALLGALIFTLTLVPMLSSLLLKKNVREKHNPFVEFLTNRAMSAFRFTFSHKKLSLLVTTGLVVVGFSGFTLLGSEFLPELDEGSIYVRATLPMSIALPESVRLTQQMRTIFEDFPEVKGVISQTGRPNDGTDPTGFYNVEFLIDIYPKNEWKSGITKEELIGKMQQRLAVFPGINFGFSQPIMDNVEEAVSGVKGSIAVKIYGRDLSILEQKAREVQKQLASVKGIEDLGVIRNIGQPELRIELDDQRLARYGVDKADAESVVEMAIGGKAATQIYEGERKFDLRIRYDQAFRSNEARIRDLMVPTRNGGQVPIKEIARVYTQTGPILIYREGGQRYGAVKFSVRGRDMGSAVAEGQAKVASHVKLPAGYKFQWAGDFENQRRATERLIQVVPLSLLGIFFILFMLFGDVRDAGLVLVNVPFAIIGGIAALLVTHVNFSISAGIGFIALFGICIQNGVILISVFKKNLRHHLPLREAIRLGVQSRVRPVVMTAMMAAIGLIPAAVSTGIGSETSKPLAIVVIGGLITATLLTLFIFPIVFYSFYHRRYQQHPQEEELVEA
- a CDS encoding efflux RND transporter periplasmic adaptor subunit: MKTIFHQLVLIAGTVGILTACSSEEQQKPDAATDASVLAPAQWKQLSVASARLEPVQQQIQLTGTVTFNQDKMVKVFPLVGGHIETVKAELGDYVRKGQVLAVIQSGDIADLDQQAVSARSQLAVAQKNLQVTQDMASSGLASQRDLTSAQQQLQAAKGEVNRVAERKRILGGGNGSQYVVKAPMDGFIVEKKAAPGMELRPDDPDNLFTISNLDQIWVMADVYESDLANVHLGDPVTITTLAYPDKPITGRIDKIFNVLDPDSKTEKVRITLSNPGYQLKPDMFANVTVSYPGREQSVAVPSNALVFDNSRNYLVVVGPNKQLQVREVTIERSVGDKTYIRSGLRPGETIVSQNQLLVYNGLKD
- a CDS encoding TolC family protein, which encodes MNRTVLICCLLLIAAVSRAQTGTDTLRLTLPQAEQQFIRQNLNLLATRLGIDENRAYEMQARLLPNPTVYVEQMPYNAHTREFMPVKQSNSEQVIQVQQLILLAGKRNKQLALSATQTRMAADRFEDLVRTLTFQLRSTFYDLYFTQQALGVYEQELATLQRTVDLYQQQYNKGNVPLKDLARLKAYLFNLSTEQQQQLARIADDGATLAVLLNTPPNVSISAVVEAAALTAQNPASLRADTLLARAEVNRPDLRAVREQTTFERQNLALQKALAVPDLSLQGTYDRNAGYIPNYVGVGIGISLPLLNRNQGNIRAAEVRNQSSRQALSAYQLQVEADVWNALTKARQADQLYRTFDRRFNDDFGRLIQGVIENYRKQNIDVVEFLDFFDAYKSNQIQYNQLQNNRLQRFEELNLAVGQQVL
- a CDS encoding response regulator encodes the protein MRLLLVEDDPKLATFILKGLKAEAHEAEVAFDGQTGWAIFQKQPYDLVILDVNLPYMNGFELCRRIRQESNEVPILMLTALDAISDKTEGFGCGADDYLCKPFEFKELLLRIQALTRRHHPKAQRLLQVADLTLDPDARQVTRSGKRIDLTIREYALLEHLMRNRGRIVSRIDISEHVWDVNFDTNTNVIDVYVGYLRKKIDRDFSPKLIHTVVGMGYVLRED
- a CDS encoding sensor histidine kinase; translation: MLIRNKLTLLFTGLVLAIQLTLSGFVYAFYSVYRWEEFYGQLQAKARVFGRVLIGRQDVTHLLSARIPAGDLITLTDEQISIYDRQRQLLYDNHNAELDATEEKLLPRLLKKPGKPLRFAIGKLEGIGIVVMHSRQPYAIFVAGIDELGRAKRYNLLMLLLIGNLGGLVLTLLAGWYFAGRLLRPLAEMAESVRHISDARLHTRLHEGNRSDEIARLAMTFNDMLRQLEQSFTSQRSFVAHASHELRTPLTNVLGILDTSLSYDREPEELRRSMQSSIEEIRKIIRLTNSLLNLTKISSEPIVLQPIRLDECLMSAVAQIQQKYPDRTIAMTLADTEEFPVVIGNEALLTTALANVIENACKYSEEAVDVRMQAAATDSNRFEVQVSDRGRGIPVEDLPHIFEPLARGRNVGQTAGFGLGLAITFQLITLHHGQISYRRPSDGIGTVAIISLPAEADTPASVD